A genomic region of Fusarium oxysporum Fo47 chromosome VI, complete sequence contains the following coding sequences:
- a CDS encoding kinase-like domain-containing protein, which translates to MASFMSSFFPGGKEKNPASENGSSRPATPSTRVDNFLNPASTPQGSPSKKTNPPGSHDLPSAFESALTLNPPVMEPPLKLGRPQSVITPLSPGKTKVQPLDESNVNVDESVVHKTRPVSPQKKQGQENTPPTSRLAGTDSPHQHSHAAVTRQQHYEHRERPNTPATKKFNTARGLTPEEREILQKPNVKRLVNVTQLYFLDYYFDLLTYVGSRQNRLAAFKNEYPPPPETDEQTHNQMWTKYTGRERANLRKRRVRLRHGDFQILTQVGQGGYGQVFLAQKKDTREVCALKVMSKKLLFKLDEVRHVLTERDILTTAQSEWLVRLLYSFQDEKSIYLAMEYVPGGDFRTLLNNTGVLSNRHARFYIAEMFCSVDALHQLGYIHRDLKPENFLVDSTGHIKLTDFGLAAGVLAPSKIESMRIKLEKASESAVPFGKPMDQRTVAERRESYRTMRENDVNYAKSIVGSPDYMAPEVLRGEEYDFTVDYWSLGCMLFEALTGFPPFAGATPDETWRNLKHWKEVLKRPVWEDPNYFLSNRTWNFICTCINSRTRRFSNIKDIYAHHYFAEVEWDVLRQTRAPFVPELDSETDAGYFDDFTNEADMAKYKEVHDKQQALETMAEREDQMSKSLFVGFTFRHRKPATEEGGSPRKRIPTDETFGTMF; encoded by the exons ATGGCTAGCTTCATGTCCAGTTTCTTTCCTGgagggaaagaaaagaaccCGGCCAGCGAAAATGGCAGTTCGCGACCTGCTACGCCATCCACCAGGGTGGACAACTTCCTCAACCCCGCGAGCACACCTCAAGGCAGCCCGAGCAAGAAGACCAACCCTCCTGGCTCACACGACCTCCCGTCTGCATTCGAGAGTGCCTTGACACTCAATCCTCCTGTCATGGAGCCACCCCTCAAGTTGGGCCGCCCTCAAAGCGTTATAACCCCGCTATCACCTGGCAAGACCAAGGTTCAGCCACTCGACGAGTCCAACGTCAATGTCGATGAAAGCGTCGTCCACAAGACGCGGCCTGTAAGCCCTCAAAAGAAACAAGGCCAGGAGAACACACCCCCTACCTCTCGATTGGCTGGCACCGATTCTCCCCACCAACATAGCCATGCTGCCGTCACCCGTCAACAACACTATGAGCACAGAGAGCGACCAAACACGCCTGCGACGAAGAAATTCAACACCGCTCGAGGTCTGACACCCGAAGAGCGCGAGATTCTTCAGAAGCCCAACGTTAAGCGGCTCGTCAATGTTACTCAGCTTT ACTTCCTTGACTATTACTTTGACCTCCTCACCTATGTTGGATCAAGACAAAATCGACTAGCAGCCTTCAAGAACGAATACCCTCCGCCCCCAGAGACTGATGAGCAGACGCACAACCAAATGTGGACCAAGTACACAGGACGAGAACGCGCCAACTTGCGCAAGCGTCGAGTTCGACTTCGACATGGCGACTTCCAGATTTTGACACAAGTTGGTCAAGGTGGATATGGCCAGGTTTTCTTGGCTCAAAAGAAAGACACTCGTGAGGTTTGTGCCCTCAAAGTCATGAGCAAGAAGTTACTGTtcaagcttgacgaagttcGCCATGTTTTGACGGAGAGAGATATTCTGACCACCGCCCAAAGCGAGTGGCTCGTTAGACTCCTCTACTCTTTCCAGGATGAAAAAAGTATTTATCTGGCCATGGAATATGTGCCTGGCGGCGACTTCCGCACCCTGCTTAACAACACCGGTGTGTTATCTAACCGCCATGCCCGTTTCTATATCGCCGAGATGTTCTGTTCCGTTGACGCCCTGCACCAGCTCGGTTATATCCATCGAGATCTCAAGCCCGAGAACTTCCTTGTCGATTCTACAGGACACATCAAGTTGACCGACTTCGGTCTTGCTGCAGGTGTGCTCGCCCCGTCCAAAATTGAGTCAATGCGTATCAAGCTGGAAAAAGCATCCGAAAGTGCAGTTCCCTTCGGCAAGCCCATGGATCAGCGAACTGTGGCTGAACGTCGAGAGAGCTACCGGACAATGCGCGAGAATGATGTCAACTATGCCAAATCCATTGTGGGATCGCCTGACTACATGGCCCCAGAGGTTCTTAGAGGGGAGGAATATGACTTCACAGTGGACTATTGGAGTCTGGGTTGCATGCTGTTCGAGGCACTCACTGGATTCCCTCCTTTCGCGGGTGCCACCCCGGATGAGACGTGGCGTAATCTGAAGCACTGGAAGGAGGTGCTGAAGAGACCTGTATGGGAGGACCCCAACTACTTCCTGAGCAACAGAACTTGGAATTTCATCTGCAC ATGCATCAACTCTCGCACAAGACGATTCTCGAATATCAAAGATATCTATGCTCACCACTACTTTGCCGAAGTTGAATGGGATGTTTTGCGACAAACTCGTGCGCCCTTTGTACCAGAGCTGGACTCGGAAACTGATGCGGGCTATTTCGATGATTTTACCAATGAGGCTGATATGGCCAAGTACAAGGAGGTTCATGACAAACAACAAGCTCTCGAGACAATGGCTGAGCGTGAAGACCAAATGAGCAAGAGTCTCTTCGTCGGATTCACGTTCAGACATCGCAAACCCGCAACGGAAGAAGGCGGGAGCCCCAGAAAGCGCATTCCCACTGATGAGACGTTTGGGACGATGTTCTAG
- a CDS encoding pyridoxamine 5'-phosphate oxidase-domain-containing protein — MKILHAIAGFAATAQAFTPASNIFGDNDNADTNAPHKIPTVHESVVMARRILALTKLATLSTVFPSGRSNIEPETDSNGLEGVPIGMMDYVADCEDEGNPTILEIKIATTFRNVRAGSNLTVSMNWVPPYPPAKRISLLSRLSAYIPFLSSYDYNSRSEESLSVPDTVPYSAANLPRFALFGYLEPIETTPVSALKLAACFTRKHQDAKYWLPGNVIHESGWARLVVTKIYWVGGFGDRARIGWLPVDEWKSVTRDEWESIKLPGEERGWSEWSVNAAEL, encoded by the coding sequence ATGAAGATCTTGCATGCCATAGCAGGCTTTGCTGCCACGGCGCAGGCTTTCACGCCGGCGTCCAATATCTTTGGCGACAACGATAACGCTGATACAAACGCTCCTCATAAGATCCCAACGGTCCACGAGTCCGTTGTCATGGCGCGCCGCATCCTTGCTCTTACCAAGCTTGCGACACTCTCGACCGTCTTCCCTTCTGGACGATCTAATATAGAACCCGAGACCGACAGTAATGGACTTGAGGGCGTCCCTATCGGAATGATGGATTATGTGGCGGACTGTGAGGATGAAGGTAACCCTACCATTctcgagatcaagatcgCAACAACGTTCAGGAACGTTCGGGCTGGATCAAACCTTACCGTCTCCATGAACTGGGTTCCACCCTATCCGCCCGCTAAGCGTATCTCCCTTCTTTCAAGACTCTCGGCATATATCCCCTTCCTCTCCAGTTACGATTACAACAGCCGTTCGGAGGAGTCGCTCTCCGTGCCGGACACTGTCCCTTACTCTGCGGCCAACTTGCCACGTTTTGCCCTCTTTGGGTATCTTGAGCCCATCGAGACCACACCGGTATCAGCACTGAAGCTTGCGGCATGCTTCACACGCAAGCACCAGGACGCCAAGTACTGGTTGCCTGGCAATGTAATCCATGAGAGCGGTTGGGCGCGTCTGGTTGTAACCAAGATCTACTGGGTTGGCGGCTTCGGCGACCGTGCCCGAATCGGCTGGCTGCCCGTTGATGAGTGGAAGAGCGTTACCAGAGATGAATGGGAGAGCATCAAGCTTCCCGGTGAGGAGAGAGGTTGGAGCGAGTGGTCAGTTAATGCTGCAGAGCTGTAA